The proteins below are encoded in one region of Myxococcales bacterium:
- a CDS encoding FecR domain-containing protein encodes MLLGARSTLSAAIVLSLFSLGCDTFRGCGVEKIAELVQTKNKVQRDYASKQGSWKKANTGDSFIINDGVRTARGSSAKIMFTSGSGVKLGELTRIRFLSKAPGRGDGRISVEAGEVVLEGGGGGLQLNTYVGVAYIEAGSQVEVQVNGDKMKFLVLVGQASIEGADSLSFGAGQGVVLEVGGAILERLGGDETEEPIEEPPAEEPSSDTVEVNLKGRAARVRAPGEKSWSTVEPGSIEVVPGSEIKIPRGATVEIRRAGQFAEVKGLADIVVAPEGGALLKADRGTLSAEATGEAVQVALPGGEMVALGSGSTGVSNIEVGGRYSDITVRNGNAQVKGKDASVDLLGGEKVRLTHSGMLEVLTKIPKYADFSMPAGESATVHDTSAPTAIRILFEDKCNGEGMVEVGSNRAFSRLLMSSPGKGSAIISANPGSLHYRLRCMRSGGTEASKAVASGTIRVSRDAGSQQIPKRAPRNTVEADGRKYTVLYQNLLPELSFIWSRAPKGGSYTLRLEPQGSGSSKTVTANAAKYTFDAGEVAEGTYNWWFESKDGKRSATTALSVAFDNAAPAAFLREPSGTIPAGSASVTVSGAAVDGAKVSVRGTPLQTDSQYRFKGDVGLSGDERSVAIRISQAQYGVHYYLRSIAQ; translated from the coding sequence ATGTTGCTTGGAGCTAGATCAACTCTCAGTGCTGCCATTGTTTTGAGTCTCTTCTCGTTGGGGTGCGATACTTTTCGTGGTTGTGGTGTCGAGAAAATCGCCGAGCTTGTCCAAACAAAAAATAAAGTGCAGCGTGACTACGCAAGTAAGCAGGGCAGCTGGAAAAAGGCAAACACGGGCGATAGCTTTATCATCAATGATGGAGTTCGCACTGCACGTGGCTCAAGCGCAAAAATAATGTTCACCTCAGGTAGCGGTGTAAAACTCGGCGAACTAACACGGATACGCTTTTTGTCCAAAGCTCCTGGACGAGGCGATGGAAGGATTAGTGTTGAGGCTGGTGAAGTGGTGCTTGAAGGTGGCGGAGGCGGTTTGCAACTCAACACGTACGTTGGCGTGGCCTATATCGAGGCCGGCTCCCAAGTTGAAGTTCAAGTCAATGGCGACAAAATGAAGTTTCTTGTTTTGGTAGGCCAAGCTTCGATTGAGGGAGCTGATAGTTTGAGTTTTGGTGCAGGGCAGGGCGTTGTGCTTGAGGTGGGTGGCGCTATTCTCGAACGCCTCGGAGGCGATGAAACAGAGGAGCCTATTGAAGAGCCACCTGCTGAAGAGCCGTCATCGGATACCGTGGAAGTTAACCTTAAAGGGCGTGCCGCTCGTGTGCGCGCTCCGGGAGAGAAAAGCTGGAGCACCGTAGAGCCTGGTAGCATCGAAGTTGTTCCGGGAAGTGAAATCAAGATCCCACGAGGGGCAACCGTTGAAATCCGACGCGCTGGGCAGTTTGCCGAAGTCAAAGGTTTAGCCGATATCGTTGTGGCTCCAGAAGGGGGCGCTTTGCTTAAGGCTGATCGTGGCACGTTAAGTGCAGAAGCAACGGGTGAAGCTGTGCAAGTTGCTCTTCCCGGCGGTGAAATGGTAGCGCTTGGATCGGGCAGCACAGGTGTATCAAATATTGAAGTGGGTGGTCGTTATTCCGACATAACGGTCCGCAATGGCAACGCGCAAGTCAAAGGTAAGGACGCATCGGTTGATTTGTTGGGCGGCGAGAAGGTACGCCTCACGCATAGCGGAATGCTTGAGGTGCTTACAAAAATTCCGAAGTATGCTGATTTTTCCATGCCCGCAGGAGAAAGCGCGACCGTTCACGATACCTCCGCTCCCACGGCGATACGCATTTTATTTGAGGACAAGTGCAACGGTGAAGGCATGGTAGAAGTTGGTAGTAATCGTGCATTTTCGCGATTGCTTATGAGTTCTCCTGGAAAAGGAAGCGCTATAATTTCGGCAAATCCTGGTTCCCTGCACTACCGATTGCGTTGCATGCGCTCCGGCGGCACGGAAGCCTCCAAAGCCGTAGCCTCCGGAACGATTCGTGTTTCCCGCGATGCGGGCAGCCAACAGATACCGAAGCGTGCCCCGCGAAACACAGTCGAAGCGGATGGTCGAAAATACACGGTTCTCTATCAGAATCTTTTGCCGGAATTGAGCTTTATTTGGTCAAGGGCACCGAAGGGTGGCTCGTACACCTTGCGTCTTGAGCCACAAGGTTCAGGAAGTTCCAAGACGGTGACTGCCAATGCTGCCAAATACACTTTTGATGCTGGGGAAGTCGCTGAAGGGACATACAACTGGTGGTTTGAGAGTAAAGACGGAAAACGATCTGCCACAACGGCACTTTCCGTTGCTTTTGACAATGCGGCTCCTGCTGCGTTTTTGCGTGAACCCTCAGGGACGATACCGGCCGGGAGCGCAAGCGTGACGGTATCTGGAGCCGCTGTCGATGGTGCTAAGGTAAGTGTTCGCGGCACACCGCTCCAAACCGATTCCCAGTATCGTTTCAAAGGTGACGTTGGACTATCCGGAGATGAACGATCTGTTGCCATCCGTATTTCTCAGGCGCAATATGGTGTACATTATTATCTAAGGTCCATTGCCCAGTAG
- a CDS encoding AAA family ATPase, with amino-acid sequence MRIKRLDICGFKSFVDRTVFRFDEDIIGIVGPNGCGKSNVVDAIRWVMGEQSAKHLRGKAMEDVIFNGSEQRAPHGFAEVALTFDNAQGLAPEEFKDYSEITVMRRLDRSGESDYFINKVPVRLMDVTNLFLGTGIGTKAYSIIEQGRVGLIVSAKPKDRRHFIEEAAGITKFQARKRAAERKMDHTRQNLLRVKDVIVELERSLASLKRQAQKAERYKNYKEELRSLELHAATHRWLELTATEKAVAGSLSEAQKQLQEVRRELAVREEALQEATGH; translated from the coding sequence ATGCGCATAAAGCGGCTTGATATTTGTGGTTTTAAATCCTTTGTTGATCGAACGGTGTTTCGTTTTGATGAGGATATTATTGGCATTGTTGGCCCGAACGGTTGCGGCAAGTCCAACGTGGTGGATGCCATTCGCTGGGTCATGGGCGAGCAGTCTGCCAAGCACCTAAGGGGCAAGGCCATGGAGGACGTTATTTTTAACGGCTCCGAGCAGCGGGCGCCTCATGGCTTTGCGGAAGTTGCGCTGACCTTCGATAACGCCCAAGGCCTAGCGCCCGAGGAGTTTAAGGACTATTCCGAGATTACTGTGATGCGTCGCTTGGATCGCTCTGGCGAAAGTGACTACTTCATTAATAAGGTTCCTGTACGTCTGATGGATGTGACCAATTTGTTTTTGGGCACGGGTATTGGCACCAAGGCTTATTCCATCATTGAGCAAGGTCGTGTTGGACTTATCGTTTCAGCAAAGCCGAAAGATCGTCGTCACTTTATTGAGGAAGCAGCTGGCATTACTAAGTTTCAAGCACGAAAACGAGCTGCGGAACGAAAAATGGATCACACGCGTCAAAACCTTTTGCGTGTGAAGGATGTCATCGTTGAGCTTGAGCGAAGCCTAGCGTCACTGAAGCGACAAGCCCAAAAGGCAGAACGCTATAAAAACTACAAAGAAGAATTACGATCTTTGGAGCTTCATGCTGCAACACACCGCTGGCTTGAGCTTACTGCTACCGAAAAAGCCGTGGCGGGTTCGCTTTCTGAAGCCCAAAAGCAGCTTCAGGAAGTCCGTCGCGAACTTGCTGTGCGTGAAGAGGCTTTGCAAGAGGCGACAGGGCATTGA
- a CDS encoding serine/threonine protein kinase: protein MRYPADEFVGRLVLGRYRIVGVLAKGGMGVIYLARSEGAAGFVKPVVIKRILTDLGDDSSMVSMFKREARIMSNLRHPGIVSVIDFGRDHRAYFMVLDYIHGFHLGRWLRYTQGTSGPFPVEFAIHIVIQVLDALHYAHTLTAHDGTVLQVVHRDVTPSNVLLDVEGHVKLADFGIARMRTDATDVGTGEATIKGKFPYLAPEILHGGDPSPVSDVYACGVVLHEALIGRNVFRAPNFSATVSRVLNHQPELLESVRQDIPPGLSDIINKALNKDATQRFQSALEFAQALRQMRTGNAEQTQAKLAEAVAKDFFDPHMSELLGADDLSDLDRAWREAPDTSSDFREAAYISSRPPPSDKFPSIPIVLSNEGEFGDDTDSVVVKGA from the coding sequence TTGAGGTACCCAGCTGACGAATTTGTTGGCCGTTTAGTTTTAGGACGCTACCGCATAGTTGGCGTGCTGGCCAAAGGTGGTATGGGCGTCATTTACCTCGCACGTAGTGAGGGCGCTGCTGGTTTTGTAAAACCTGTTGTTATCAAACGCATTCTTACAGACCTTGGTGACGATAGCTCAATGGTTAGCATGTTTAAACGTGAAGCTCGAATCATGTCGAACTTGCGACACCCGGGCATTGTGAGCGTTATCGATTTTGGACGTGACCACCGTGCGTATTTCATGGTGCTCGACTACATTCATGGTTTTCATCTTGGCAGGTGGCTGCGTTACACCCAGGGGACTTCAGGTCCATTTCCCGTCGAGTTTGCCATCCATATTGTGATTCAAGTGCTTGATGCGCTTCACTACGCGCACACGCTGACCGCTCATGACGGTACAGTGCTGCAGGTCGTTCACCGCGATGTTACGCCGTCCAATGTATTGTTGGACGTAGAAGGTCATGTAAAGCTAGCGGATTTTGGTATCGCAAGAATGCGAACGGATGCCACCGATGTTGGCACGGGAGAGGCTACTATTAAGGGTAAGTTTCCCTATCTTGCGCCTGAGATACTTCATGGAGGGGATCCTTCGCCGGTTTCGGATGTCTATGCCTGCGGCGTCGTGCTTCATGAAGCCCTGATTGGGCGAAACGTTTTTCGTGCACCGAATTTCTCAGCCACTGTTTCTAGAGTGCTGAACCACCAACCAGAGCTTCTGGAAAGTGTCCGGCAAGACATTCCTCCAGGACTCAGCGATATTATTAACAAAGCACTTAACAAAGACGCGACCCAGCGTTTTCAGAGCGCATTAGAGTTCGCGCAAGCTTTGAGGCAAATGCGCACCGGGAATGCTGAGCAAACTCAGGCCAAGCTTGCTGAAGCAGTCGCTAAGGACTTTTTTGATCCTCACATGTCGGAGTTGTTGGGGGCGGATGATCTTAGCGATCTTGATCGTGCTTGGCGCGAGGCACCCGACACCTCTTCCGATTTTCGCGAAGCAGCCTATATATCGTCCAGGCCACCACCGTCCGATAAATTTCCAAGCATACCTATTGTTCTAAGTAACGAAGGCGAGTTCGGAGACGATACCGACTCGGTGGTCGTTAAAGGCGCCTAG
- the smc gene encoding chromosome segregation protein SMC — MGKTVEETQKHAFESENAVHLLESQVAHQLDQLSSLREREEQLEGDLESVSEKQSNFLKEREELELGLKEAQRAEHEAQLVLERTVTELEHKRQLLSEAQSNVENAKEQLTRLQAECASHEAQKEAALLRKQELQARLERIRGEKEEIEQSMVADRSSAEETNARIEGLSGGRSQSKERKQELETELDGLRAQAIQSERTHDALRASVIEKKSRLASLEEIWRQFEGFDSGTRSVMNHFSRHEEKDPSHAVVGMLADRIDCPEELTQALAAALGEKLRCIIVPELSSSTPIIEYLSEGKHGRATFVAKQAVAAPESCADLNDSRVVGRLLDSILVSDEDRSLVERFLGKVFIVNSLQAAIALHDSHPGYDFVTPQGDFLDSEGLLTGGGLEEQGAHVLQVKREVKALSEALAVAQAQLHTAEATHTNVRKQIAEIEAATEAAQSEAHDTELAMVEAQSKLRQAEQSIENKSRRLQLLEEEQNEIRLTLESLEDKLLSLNSDLERSKSSRQSIEQDIEVAIQVYNDRKEHEETQSKVVTDQRVTSAELRQKSQGEQSSVERLSRSLQELEAQSAKLREDLEEGKLKQEEMSLRIKQSRENLAERKEQRIKDNEELERVKHAFDEARQELSLSEEELKGLRGRIEEDASVAGELAMKQREATLGIEHLLDQIQEKHNVDLRFVVCDFHHLEVPHHEQRARAEELNRLLSRMGEVNLLAIEEFEEKNERYVFLTGQQSDLESALEQLESAIRKMNKESRKLFKEAFDSINTRFQKVFPAMFGGGKGELVLTEPHDLLETGVDIIAKPPGKRIGSIELMSGGEKALTAVSLIFSIFQHKPSPFCLLDEVDAPLDEANIDRFNEAIRTMSGESQFIIITHSRRSMELTDRLYGVTMEAPGVSKMVSVQLHREDKEKIPKKATGAESDALSLN; from the coding sequence TTGGGCAAAACCGTAGAAGAGACTCAGAAACACGCGTTTGAGTCCGAAAACGCTGTGCATTTGCTTGAAAGCCAAGTAGCTCATCAGCTCGATCAATTGAGCAGCCTTCGTGAGCGTGAAGAGCAACTGGAAGGTGATCTGGAGTCTGTTTCCGAAAAACAATCGAATTTTTTGAAGGAACGCGAAGAGCTTGAGCTCGGATTGAAAGAAGCTCAGCGCGCAGAGCATGAAGCTCAGCTAGTGCTCGAGCGAACAGTTACCGAACTGGAACACAAACGGCAACTGCTTAGCGAAGCTCAAAGCAACGTTGAGAATGCAAAAGAGCAACTCACTCGCTTGCAAGCTGAGTGTGCTTCGCATGAGGCGCAAAAAGAAGCAGCGTTGCTTCGTAAGCAAGAGCTTCAAGCGCGTTTGGAGCGGATTCGCGGTGAAAAAGAAGAAATCGAGCAGAGCATGGTGGCGGACCGAAGCTCTGCCGAAGAAACAAATGCTCGCATCGAAGGTCTAAGTGGCGGCCGTTCGCAGAGCAAAGAGCGAAAGCAGGAGCTCGAGACAGAACTGGATGGTTTGCGCGCCCAGGCGATTCAAAGCGAACGAACGCATGATGCATTGCGTGCTTCGGTGATTGAAAAGAAATCACGGCTAGCTTCTCTTGAGGAAATCTGGCGCCAGTTTGAAGGTTTTGATTCTGGAACCCGATCGGTCATGAACCATTTTAGTCGCCATGAGGAGAAGGATCCAAGTCATGCTGTGGTTGGCATGCTTGCTGACCGAATCGATTGTCCAGAGGAGCTAACTCAAGCGCTTGCGGCCGCTCTCGGCGAGAAGCTACGTTGTATTATTGTGCCGGAACTTTCCTCGAGCACGCCTATCATTGAATATCTCAGCGAAGGTAAGCATGGCCGTGCAACCTTTGTGGCTAAGCAAGCGGTAGCTGCACCAGAGTCTTGTGCCGATCTCAATGACTCGCGAGTTGTTGGGAGACTGCTGGACAGTATCTTGGTTTCGGATGAAGATCGCTCTCTTGTTGAGCGCTTTTTGGGCAAGGTGTTCATCGTAAACAGTCTTCAGGCTGCGATTGCTCTTCACGACAGCCATCCGGGCTATGATTTTGTGACGCCGCAAGGCGACTTCCTTGATTCAGAAGGTTTGCTCACTGGTGGTGGCCTTGAAGAGCAGGGGGCGCACGTCTTGCAAGTCAAGCGTGAGGTTAAGGCTCTATCCGAGGCGCTCGCAGTAGCCCAAGCGCAGCTTCATACCGCGGAGGCCACGCATACGAATGTGCGTAAGCAAATTGCTGAGATCGAGGCAGCCACCGAGGCAGCCCAGTCCGAAGCTCACGACACCGAACTCGCCATGGTTGAAGCGCAATCGAAGTTGCGGCAAGCGGAGCAGTCGATTGAGAATAAATCACGGCGACTGCAATTGCTTGAGGAAGAGCAAAACGAAATTCGGCTTACGCTCGAGAGTTTGGAAGATAAGCTTTTGTCATTGAACTCGGATCTTGAACGTTCCAAAAGCAGTAGACAAAGCATCGAGCAGGACATCGAAGTTGCGATCCAAGTTTACAATGATCGAAAAGAGCACGAAGAGACGCAGTCCAAGGTGGTTACCGATCAGCGCGTGACCTCGGCTGAGCTTCGCCAAAAGAGCCAAGGTGAGCAGAGCTCTGTTGAACGTCTAAGCCGCTCCTTGCAGGAGCTAGAGGCGCAATCGGCAAAACTTCGCGAAGACCTTGAAGAGGGTAAGCTTAAGCAAGAAGAGATGTCGTTGCGCATAAAGCAAAGCAGGGAAAATCTTGCGGAACGCAAAGAGCAGCGCATTAAAGACAACGAGGAGCTTGAGCGTGTGAAGCATGCTTTTGATGAGGCACGTCAGGAGCTTTCTTTGAGCGAAGAAGAACTCAAAGGCCTTCGTGGGCGTATTGAGGAAGATGCGAGTGTCGCTGGTGAACTAGCGATGAAGCAACGCGAGGCGACGCTTGGGATTGAGCATTTGCTGGATCAAATACAGGAAAAACACAATGTCGATTTGCGTTTTGTTGTATGCGATTTTCATCACCTTGAGGTTCCGCACCATGAGCAACGCGCTCGTGCTGAGGAGCTCAATCGCTTACTCAGTCGCATGGGAGAAGTTAACCTTCTGGCCATCGAGGAGTTTGAAGAGAAAAACGAGCGCTATGTGTTCTTGACCGGGCAGCAGAGCGACTTGGAGTCAGCTTTGGAGCAGCTTGAATCGGCCATTCGAAAGATGAACAAAGAGAGTCGGAAGCTTTTCAAAGAAGCTTTTGATTCAATTAATACACGCTTTCAGAAGGTGTTCCCCGCGATGTTTGGCGGCGGTAAAGGCGAGCTGGTTCTTACCGAGCCGCACGACTTGCTTGAGACAGGCGTTGACATCATTGCCAAGCCTCCTGGTAAACGAATTGGTTCAATCGAGCTCATGAGTGGTGGTGAAAAAGCGCTTACAGCGGTATCGCTTATCTTCTCGATTTTTCAGCACAAGCCGTCGCCTTTCTGTTTACTCGATGAGGTGGATGCCCCGCTTGATGAGGCGAACATTGATCGCTTTAACGAAGCCATTCGTACCATGTCTGGAGAGTCGCAGTTCATTATCATTACGCACTCGCGCCGGAGCATGGAACTTACAGATCGCCTATACGGTGTAACCATGGAGGCGCCTGGAGTCTCTAAGATGGTTAGCGTGCAATTACACCGCGAGGATAAAGAAAAAATACCAAAAAAAGCCACTGGCGCTGAAAGCGATGCGCTTAGCTTGAACTGA